In the genome of Deinococcus sp. YIM 77859, one region contains:
- a CDS encoding DsbA family protein, whose amino-acid sequence MTLPTTDLYLDFLCPFAWRGVELADVLRRERGLPFHLRHFSLVQGNHPENVDRKAPTWWLHEQAAEAGNAPQQTSLRAFLAAQAAARQGEEAAWAFTLALFRARHERNAELNSATINGAAQEARLDLTRFAADLANDRELRERLAADLRDAAVLGVFGTPTFVLPSGNAAYLRFSRLIRDPEKAQAVWELYGSVLHSEAGIETIKRPR is encoded by the coding sequence ATGACCCTCCCCACGACGGACCTGTACCTCGACTTTCTGTGTCCCTTCGCCTGGCGCGGCGTGGAGCTTGCGGACGTGCTGCGCCGTGAGCGTGGTCTCCCCTTCCACCTGCGTCACTTCTCGCTCGTGCAGGGCAACCACCCAGAAAACGTCGACCGCAAAGCCCCTACCTGGTGGCTGCACGAGCAGGCGGCGGAGGCGGGGAACGCGCCCCAGCAGACCAGCCTGCGCGCCTTCCTCGCAGCGCAGGCGGCAGCCCGGCAGGGAGAGGAAGCCGCCTGGGCCTTCACGCTCGCCCTCTTTCGTGCCCGGCACGAGCGGAACGCTGAACTGAATAGCGCGACGATCAACGGAGCTGCCCAGGAGGCCCGACTGGACCTCACCCGCTTCGCAGCAGACCTCGCGAACGACCGAGAGTTGCGTGAACGCCTCGCCGCTGATCTGCGGGACGCCGCTGTCCTCGGCGTGTTCGGTACGCCGACCTTCGTCTTGCCGAGCGGGAACGCGGCCTATCTGCGCTTTTCACGCCTGATCCGTGACCCCGAAAAAGCGCAGGCCGTCTGGGAGCTCTATGGGAGCGTGTTGCACTCCGAAGCGGGCATCGAGACGATCAAGCGGCCGCGTTAA
- a CDS encoding alkaline phosphatase family protein — MQRTAVINVVGLSPELLGPQLPRLTAFATRGKMVPVQAMLPAVTCSVQATYLTGKWPSEHGIVGNGWYFRDECEIKFWRQSNRLIEAPKLWDVLHAQDPAATVANICWWYNMYSDADFTVTPRPMYPADGRKLPDCYTQPSELRDELQARFGTFPLFTYWGPNAGITSSRWIANAARYVEEKHAPTLNLVYLPHLDYGLQKYGPDPGAVAADLAAIDEVAGELIDFYERRGVTVLVVSEYGIERVWRPVHLNRVLREAGLLKVREELGRELLDAGASAAFAVADHQIAHVYVQDRTRMDEVRALLETLPGVAEVLGEEGKRRQHLDHPRAGEFVVVAEPGAWFTYYHWLEDERAPDFARTVDIHRKPGYDPVELFLDPHSPAKLKAARALIKKKLGFRSLLDVIGLDAKLVRGSHGRIPDGPHSGPLLITSQPQLLAQDWLAPTDVFGVILGHVGGKTPAAQINPERGTLSPARAPEDRPKGRAHT; from the coding sequence ATGCAACGCACCGCTGTGATCAACGTCGTCGGCCTCAGCCCAGAGCTTTTGGGGCCTCAGCTGCCGCGCCTCACCGCCTTTGCCACGCGGGGAAAGATGGTGCCCGTCCAGGCCATGCTGCCCGCCGTCACCTGCTCGGTGCAGGCCACCTACCTGACCGGCAAGTGGCCGAGCGAACACGGCATCGTGGGCAACGGCTGGTACTTCCGCGATGAGTGCGAGATCAAGTTCTGGCGGCAGTCCAACAGGTTGATCGAGGCGCCCAAGCTCTGGGACGTACTACACGCGCAGGACCCAGCGGCGACCGTCGCCAACATCTGCTGGTGGTACAACATGTACTCGGACGCCGACTTCACGGTCACCCCACGCCCGATGTACCCCGCCGACGGCCGCAAGCTGCCCGACTGCTACACGCAGCCTTCGGAGCTGCGAGACGAGCTCCAAGCCCGCTTCGGCACCTTTCCCCTCTTCACCTACTGGGGACCGAACGCGGGCATCACATCGAGCCGCTGGATCGCGAATGCCGCTCGGTACGTGGAAGAGAAACACGCCCCCACCTTGAACCTGGTGTACCTGCCCCACCTCGATTACGGCCTGCAAAAGTACGGCCCGGACCCGGGGGCGGTCGCCGCTGACCTCGCGGCCATCGACGAGGTGGCGGGAGAGTTGATCGACTTCTACGAGCGGCGCGGCGTGACTGTCCTTGTCGTCTCCGAGTACGGGATCGAGCGGGTCTGGCGGCCCGTTCACCTCAACCGCGTGCTGCGCGAAGCGGGCCTGCTCAAGGTGCGCGAGGAACTGGGCCGCGAACTGCTGGACGCGGGCGCGAGTGCCGCCTTTGCGGTGGCAGACCATCAGATCGCGCACGTGTATGTTCAGGACCGTACCCGAATGGATGAGGTACGGGCGCTGCTGGAGACCCTGCCCGGCGTCGCCGAGGTGCTCGGTGAGGAGGGCAAGCGCCGCCAGCATCTCGACCATCCCCGCGCGGGCGAGTTCGTGGTGGTGGCCGAGCCCGGCGCCTGGTTCACCTACTACCACTGGCTGGAGGACGAACGCGCTCCCGATTTCGCGCGAACGGTTGATATTCACCGCAAACCCGGCTACGACCCGGTGGAACTGTTCCTGGACCCCCACTCGCCCGCAAAGCTCAAGGCGGCCCGGGCCCTCATCAAAAAGAAGCTGGGCTTCCGCTCCCTTCTCGACGTCATCGGCTTGGATGCCAAGCTCGTCCGGGGCTCGCACGGCCGCATTCCCGACGGTCCCCACAGCGGCCCGCTGCTCATCACCTCGCAGCCGCAGTTGCTTGCGCAAGACTGGCTGGCTCCCACCGACGTCTTCGGGGTGATTCTGGGGCACGTCGGCGGGAAGACCCCTGCGGCGCAGATCAACCCTGAGCGGGGGACGCTTTCACCGGCTCGTGCGCCCGAGGATCGGCCCAAGGGTCGAGCACACACTTGA
- the eboE gene encoding metabolite traffic protein EboE, with translation MKLGSGVQLTYCTNIHPSRGLGEVRDSLERYAVPLKARLSPDAPFGIGLRLSGHESAELLEGRALADFRALLEERGLYVFTMNGFPYGPFHGQPVKAQVHAPDWRDEERVAYTRRLAQILAFLLPRGEEGGISTSPLSYRAWVDTGDAQAWAQLTRNVVRVVKTLVDLRRTRGRFIHLDIEPEPDGLLQCSDDLARFFREHLQEGGARELAARLGGSVEEARELLRDHVQVCFDTCHVAVMYEDPAQALNTYRRAGMRIGKIQISSALRVLLPPDPEARLDVARALAPFAEETYLHQVIARGEGGQTVQYPDLPQALPHVSDPRVNEWRVHFHVPVFLGEAGLFASTQREIVQTLALLREEPFTRHLEIETYTWDVLPDELKRPLLDSIEREYRWVQDVL, from the coding sequence ATGAAGCTCGGCAGCGGCGTGCAGCTCACGTACTGCACCAATATTCACCCTTCCCGCGGCCTCGGGGAGGTGCGGGACAGCCTGGAGCGGTACGCCGTGCCGCTCAAAGCCCGGCTCTCTCCGGACGCCCCCTTCGGCATTGGCCTGCGGCTCTCTGGGCACGAGAGCGCAGAACTGCTCGAGGGAAGAGCCCTCGCGGACTTCCGGGCTCTATTGGAGGAACGGGGGCTCTACGTCTTCACCATGAACGGCTTTCCCTACGGTCCCTTTCACGGTCAGCCGGTCAAGGCCCAGGTTCACGCACCCGACTGGCGGGACGAGGAACGGGTGGCCTACACCCGGCGCCTGGCACAGATTCTGGCCTTTCTGCTGCCCCGGGGCGAAGAGGGCGGCATCTCGACCAGTCCGCTCTCGTACCGCGCCTGGGTGGATACCGGGGATGCACAGGCGTGGGCGCAGCTGACCCGCAACGTGGTGCGGGTGGTGAAGACGTTGGTGGACCTGCGGCGGACGCGGGGCCGGTTCATCCACCTCGACATCGAACCCGAGCCGGACGGGCTACTTCAGTGCAGTGACGACCTGGCGCGCTTCTTCAGAGAGCACCTGCAAGAGGGCGGCGCGCGGGAACTGGCGGCACGGCTGGGAGGAAGCGTGGAGGAGGCGCGGGAACTCCTGCGGGACCACGTGCAGGTCTGCTTCGATACCTGCCATGTCGCCGTGATGTACGAGGACCCGGCGCAAGCCCTGAACACCTACCGGCGGGCAGGAATGCGCATCGGCAAGATCCAGATCAGCTCGGCCCTGCGGGTGCTCCTGCCGCCCGATCCCGAGGCACGGCTCGACGTCGCCCGTGCCCTTGCCCCCTTCGCCGAGGAGACGTACCTGCATCAGGTGATCGCCCGGGGCGAGGGCGGACAGACCGTGCAGTACCCGGACCTGCCCCAGGCGCTGCCCCACGTCTCTGACCCACGGGTGAACGAGTGGCGGGTGCATTTTCACGTGCCCGTCTTTCTCGGGGAAGCGGGCCTCTTTGCCTCTACCCAGCGGGAGATCGTGCAGACACTCGCGCTGCTGCGCGAAGAGCCCTTCACCCGGCACCTGGAAATCGAAACGTACACCTGGGACGTGTTGCCAGACGAGCTGAAGCGGCCGCTCCTCGACTCCATCGAGCGGGAATACCGCTGGGTGCAGGATGTCCTCTAG
- a CDS encoding replication initiator protein A has protein sequence MSEKEIKRFDELNIARLSLISVQERIPQGYREWSVELEDGDRRYRVTCQAMPEYGVPHGIDTDISAALVNLYIDQGSPLDGSVTCTPYQLLRMAGLDTSGRYYAALEESLKRLLTTNYFIAEGWRDHPRKRWTNVNFRYIDRLEFSSGEAERLDASSILRITLPQEIARSVRSGYIKPLDLSFMQTLKRPPTRALYRLLDSQRRDPENPEVVAMSYEVGLMEWAEACKIVTDRPSLAQRTLDAAHEELLDKGFLKSVEYLGRGKKKVLRYTFGEAFIPPDPLLVQRLAEIGVTYTRVLQLVREHGEALVEDTLLRYQSIIAGGYKPRSRPAFFVDLLKNPTKYQVPEGASLPSEGPKKALQTSKRGKRAGRSPEGPSRPLQSEEGEEGNAGLQALSPEQRVEEVMRTLTFLLRNDLKLAELDTLRLALDEGLEDPLDVKAWVLRAISSGQKAAMIRDLRARLSLVPAPPQEE, from the coding sequence GTGTCCGAAAAAGAGATCAAACGCTTCGACGAACTCAACATTGCTCGGTTGAGCCTCATCAGCGTTCAGGAACGCATCCCCCAGGGTTACCGGGAATGGAGCGTGGAACTGGAAGACGGTGACCGCCGGTACCGCGTCACGTGTCAGGCTATGCCTGAGTACGGGGTACCACACGGGATCGACACAGACATCAGCGCGGCCTTGGTGAACCTGTACATCGACCAGGGGTCACCGCTGGATGGCAGCGTGACCTGCACGCCGTACCAGCTCCTCCGAATGGCAGGACTGGATACCAGCGGGCGCTACTACGCGGCGTTGGAAGAGAGCCTCAAGCGCCTGTTGACCACCAACTACTTCATTGCGGAGGGCTGGCGCGACCACCCCCGCAAACGCTGGACGAACGTGAATTTCCGGTACATCGACCGCTTGGAGTTCTCCTCCGGCGAGGCTGAGCGGCTGGACGCGAGCAGCATCCTCAGAATCACACTGCCGCAAGAAATCGCACGCAGCGTTCGCTCTGGATACATCAAGCCGCTGGACCTGAGCTTTATGCAGACCCTCAAGCGGCCGCCAACCCGCGCCCTGTACCGCCTGCTTGACTCACAGCGCCGCGACCCGGAGAACCCGGAGGTGGTGGCGATGTCGTACGAGGTAGGCCTGATGGAATGGGCCGAAGCCTGCAAGATCGTGACCGACCGGCCTAGCCTGGCGCAGCGCACCCTAGACGCTGCCCATGAGGAACTCCTCGACAAGGGGTTTCTCAAGAGTGTCGAGTATCTGGGGCGCGGCAAGAAAAAAGTTCTGCGCTACACCTTCGGGGAAGCCTTTATTCCCCCCGACCCGCTGCTGGTACAGCGCCTGGCGGAGATTGGAGTCACCTATACCCGCGTGCTGCAGCTCGTTCGGGAACATGGTGAGGCTCTGGTGGAGGACACGCTGCTGCGTTACCAGAGCATCATTGCGGGTGGCTACAAACCCCGCAGCCGTCCCGCCTTCTTTGTGGATCTCTTGAAGAACCCAACCAAGTACCAGGTGCCCGAAGGGGCCTCCTTGCCCTCAGAAGGCCCCAAGAAGGCTTTGCAGACCTCTAAGAGGGGGAAGAGGGCGGGGAGGAGTCCCGAGGGGCCTTCACGGCCCTTACAGAGCGAAGAAGGGGAAGAGGGGAATGCTGGCTTGCAGGCCCTCTCACCCGAGCAGCGGGTCGAGGAAGTGATGCGGACCCTCACCTTCCTGCTTCGCAACGACTTGAAGCTTGCCGAACTGGATACGCTGCGGCTTGCCCTCGACGAGGGTCTAGAAGATCCCCTCGACGTCAAAGCCTGGGTGCTGCGCGCGATCAGCAGCGGACAAAAGGCCGCGATGATCCGTGACCTGCGCGCTCGCCTCAGCCTGGTGCCCGCGCCTCCTCAAGAGGAGTGA
- a CDS encoding TatD family hydrolase: MNYIDLHAHMISRTTDDYHRMALTGCLAVTEPAFWSGRDRLGPQAFADYFDHLTTFEPARAAQYGIAHYTWLCLNPKEGEDRELARQVLALIPGFLDRPNVLGIGEIGLNRVTRNELATFLDHVELALEHSQLIHIHTPHLEDKYKGTRVIVEALTQDPRIDPNRVMIDHAEEHTVEMILGNGFWTGLTLYPKTKASPARAIDMIELHGADRLIVASACDWGPSDPLAVPEFVLEARRRGHDDALIQRIVLDNPAQFLGQSPKFVPVKTGRAPVAADG; this comes from the coding sequence GTGAACTACATCGACCTCCACGCGCACATGATCTCGCGCACCACCGACGACTACCACCGAATGGCGCTGACCGGTTGCCTCGCCGTCACCGAGCCGGCCTTTTGGTCGGGCCGGGACCGGCTGGGACCGCAGGCGTTCGCGGACTACTTCGACCACCTCACCACCTTTGAACCGGCGCGGGCAGCCCAGTACGGCATTGCCCACTACACCTGGCTGTGTCTGAACCCCAAGGAGGGCGAGGACCGCGAACTCGCCCGGCAGGTGCTCGCGCTTATTCCTGGCTTCCTCGACCGGCCCAACGTGCTGGGGATTGGGGAGATCGGCCTCAACCGCGTCACGCGCAACGAACTGGCCACCTTCCTCGACCATGTCGAACTCGCGCTGGAGCACAGCCAGCTCATCCACATCCACACGCCGCACCTCGAAGACAAGTACAAGGGCACGCGGGTGATCGTGGAGGCGCTGACCCAAGACCCGCGCATCGACCCGAACCGGGTGATGATCGACCACGCCGAGGAACATACGGTCGAAATGATCCTGGGAAACGGCTTTTGGACGGGCCTGACCCTCTACCCGAAGACCAAGGCGTCCCCCGCGCGGGCGATCGACATGATCGAGCTGCACGGCGCAGACCGGCTGATCGTCGCCTCTGCCTGCGACTGGGGTCCCAGCGACCCCCTGGCGGTGCCGGAATTCGTGCTCGAGGCCCGGCGGCGCGGCCACGACGACGCCCTGATTCAGCGGATTGTGCTGGACAACCCGGCGCAGTTCCTGGGTCAGTCACCCAAGTTCGTCCCTGTCAAGACGGGCCGCGCGCCCGTGGCGGCAGACGGATGA
- a CDS encoding zinc-dependent alcohol dehydrogenase: protein MKAVVWQGINRVSVEQVPDPQLLQPTDAIVRVTATAICGSDLHLLDGYVPSMVHGDILGHEFMGEVVEVGSEVRRVKVGDRVIVPFPIACGKCWYCEQGLTSLCDNSNPNPKLAETLWGYAGAGIYGYSHITGGYAGGQAQFARTVFADTNLYRVPEGLTDEQVLFLTDILPTGYMAAEHCDIRPEDVVAVFGAGPVGLFTIMSAFLLGAGRVIAIDRFDERLALARALGAETVNYEEEEVFERLKQLTGGRGPDSVVDAVGLESHGTGLGGIADAVKQTTRVLESDRPHALRSAIMACRKGGTVSVPGVYGGLADKIPVGALMNKALTLKSGQTHVHRYLDTLTRHIERGELDPTRIITHRLSLDEAPHAYQIFKHKHDGCIKCVLDPWADPRAHEPVKASPAQG, encoded by the coding sequence GTGAAGGCCGTCGTTTGGCAGGGCATCAACCGGGTGAGTGTCGAACAGGTGCCCGACCCGCAGCTTCTCCAGCCCACCGACGCCATCGTGCGCGTGACTGCCACAGCCATCTGCGGCTCAGACCTGCACCTGCTCGATGGGTACGTGCCCAGCATGGTCCACGGGGACATCTTGGGCCACGAGTTCATGGGCGAGGTCGTGGAGGTCGGTTCTGAAGTTCGCAGGGTGAAGGTGGGTGACCGGGTGATTGTGCCCTTTCCCATCGCCTGCGGAAAATGCTGGTACTGCGAGCAGGGCCTGACCTCACTGTGTGACAACTCCAACCCGAATCCCAAGCTGGCAGAAACCCTGTGGGGCTACGCTGGGGCCGGCATCTATGGCTACTCGCACATCACGGGCGGGTACGCGGGCGGGCAGGCGCAGTTTGCTCGCACGGTCTTCGCGGACACCAACCTCTATAGGGTACCCGAGGGCTTGACCGACGAGCAGGTACTGTTCCTCACGGATATCCTGCCGACCGGATACATGGCCGCCGAACACTGCGACATTCGGCCGGAAGACGTGGTCGCCGTGTTCGGGGCTGGACCGGTGGGTCTCTTCACCATCATGAGTGCCTTTTTGTTGGGCGCGGGACGCGTGATTGCCATCGACCGCTTCGACGAACGCCTAGCCCTGGCCCGGGCACTGGGGGCCGAGACTGTCAACTACGAGGAGGAAGAGGTCTTCGAGCGCCTCAAGCAGCTCACCGGTGGACGCGGCCCCGACAGCGTGGTGGATGCCGTGGGCCTCGAGTCGCACGGCACTGGGCTAGGCGGAATTGCCGACGCTGTCAAGCAGACCACACGCGTGTTGGAAAGTGACCGGCCGCATGCCCTCCGCTCGGCCATCATGGCCTGCCGCAAGGGCGGCACCGTGAGCGTGCCCGGCGTGTATGGCGGCTTGGCCGACAAGATCCCGGTGGGGGCCTTGATGAACAAGGCGCTCACCCTGAAGTCTGGGCAGACGCATGTACACCGCTACCTCGACACGCTGACCCGCCACATCGAGCGCGGCGAGCTAGACCCTACCCGAATCATCACCCACCGCCTCAGCCTTGACGAGGCTCCGCACGCCTACCAGATCTTTAAGCACAAGCACGACGGCTGCATCAAGTGTGTGCTCGACCCTTGGGCCGATCCTCGGGCGCACGAGCCGGTGAAAGCGTCCCCCGCTCAGGGTTGA
- a CDS encoding SRPBCC family protein — protein MPEQELSPQNASPNERLLFGGIGLGLILLSLRQRGQGGVLLGTGGALLLAGAAMGRGVGDALVGIERTPQDTIAVERAITIGVPARELYDFWRNFENLPRFMNHLQEVRVQEGGARSHWVAKAPAGMQVEWDAEITEDVPGERLAWRTLEGSQIPNEGHVDFRPAPGDRGTEVHVSLTYRPPGGTLGAAIARLLGEEPATQVTEDLRRLKRLLEVGQEPTTEGQPSGRKSALGKAEAKMYDNRRTS, from the coding sequence ATGCCAGAACAAGAACTCAGCCCGCAAAACGCCAGCCCCAACGAGCGGCTGCTGTTTGGCGGGATCGGCCTGGGTCTGATTCTCCTGAGCCTGCGCCAGCGGGGACAGGGCGGCGTGCTGTTGGGTACGGGCGGCGCCCTGCTCCTCGCGGGGGCTGCCATGGGGCGCGGGGTGGGAGACGCACTCGTCGGTATAGAGCGCACGCCCCAAGACACCATCGCGGTGGAGCGGGCGATCACCATCGGTGTACCGGCGCGGGAACTGTATGACTTCTGGCGCAACTTCGAGAACCTGCCGCGCTTCATGAACCACCTGCAGGAGGTGCGCGTGCAGGAGGGAGGTGCCCGCTCCCACTGGGTCGCCAAAGCTCCCGCGGGAATGCAGGTCGAGTGGGACGCCGAGATCACCGAGGACGTGCCGGGTGAGCGCCTCGCCTGGCGCACCCTGGAAGGCTCGCAGATTCCGAATGAGGGCCACGTGGACTTCCGCCCCGCGCCCGGCGACCGGGGGACCGAGGTACATGTGTCACTCACCTACCGCCCGCCGGGGGGCACGCTGGGCGCGGCCATCGCCCGACTGCTGGGTGAGGAGCCCGCCACTCAGGTGACGGAGGATCTGCGCCGGCTCAAGCGCCTGCTGGAAGTTGGTCAGGAGCCCACGACCGAGGGTCAGCCCAGTGGCCGCAAGAGCGCGCTGGGCAAAGCGGAGGCGAAGATGTACGACAACCGGAGGACCTCGTGA
- a CDS encoding ABC transporter permease, protein MATFLLLPVLVLLGRGLDTHVLETLRAPAVLAALRVSAVTTGTALTVTLLLGTPVAYLLARRRFPGRTLLDALLDLPMVLPPVVAGVALLLTFGRTGLLGRPLELAGIELAFTPAAVVLAQVFTSAPFYVRAAKAGFLAFDPDVEAAARVDGAGSWQTFRRVTLPLAFPFLLEGAVLAWARSLGEFGATLLFAGSLQGETRTVPLAIYNAMESALAPALILSAIMVVLAFGVLLTLRLIAGRRP, encoded by the coding sequence ATGGCGACTTTTCTGCTCCTCCCCGTGCTGGTGCTGCTCGGACGGGGCCTAGACACGCACGTTCTGGAGACCCTTCGTGCACCGGCGGTGCTCGCTGCCCTGCGGGTGAGTGCGGTCACCACGGGCACGGCCCTGACGGTTACCCTCCTGCTGGGCACGCCGGTGGCCTACCTGCTCGCGCGGCGGCGTTTTCCGGGACGTACCCTGCTGGACGCGCTGCTGGACCTGCCCATGGTGCTCCCCCCCGTCGTAGCGGGTGTGGCGCTCCTGCTGACTTTCGGCCGCACCGGCCTGCTGGGCCGCCCGCTGGAACTGGCCGGAATCGAACTCGCCTTTACACCCGCTGCGGTGGTCCTGGCACAGGTTTTTACCAGCGCACCCTTTTATGTGCGGGCCGCTAAGGCAGGCTTTCTCGCCTTTGACCCGGACGTGGAGGCCGCCGCGCGTGTCGACGGAGCGGGGTCGTGGCAGACCTTTAGGCGGGTCACGCTGCCGCTGGCGTTCCCCTTCCTGCTGGAGGGCGCCGTGCTGGCCTGGGCGCGCTCGCTGGGCGAATTCGGCGCCACGCTGCTGTTTGCCGGAAGTCTCCAGGGGGAGACGCGCACCGTGCCCCTGGCGATCTACAACGCGATGGAAAGCGCTCTCGCGCCCGCCCTGATCCTGAGCGCGATCATGGTGGTGCTGGCGTTCGGCGTGCTGCTCACCCTGCGCCTGATCGCGGGGCGGCGGCCCTAA
- a CDS encoding ParA family protein has translation MRTLTFFNHAGGVMKSSLTRDVGHTFSQAGLRVLVIDLDPQANLTDWLGVSDVAPEQTVYGTATRGEPLPSPASAHGLHLIPSDVSLALAEGQMMGVVGAHLHLRQALQAVTDQYDLVLIDSPPSLGQLSILGALAADHLIVPVPTRQKGMNALAGLSEAMATYRKLRPDLTVALYVPTLYDARRSHDREALAALRGMLRPLASPIPDRGAVWNDSASAGQPVGVYAPGSPVHQDVLRVTAEIARAVHLNVDLPGVNA, from the coding sequence ATGCGGACGCTGACGTTCTTCAACCACGCGGGCGGGGTGATGAAGTCTAGCCTCACTCGTGACGTGGGCCACACCTTCTCGCAGGCGGGGCTGCGTGTCTTGGTGATAGACCTTGACCCACAGGCGAATCTCACCGATTGGCTAGGCGTATCGGACGTCGCACCCGAGCAGACGGTGTACGGCACGGCCACGCGCGGCGAGCCTCTCCCCTCCCCTGCCTCGGCCCATGGTCTTCACCTCATTCCTAGCGACGTGTCGTTGGCACTGGCCGAGGGGCAGATGATGGGGGTGGTGGGAGCACACCTGCATCTGCGCCAGGCGCTTCAGGCAGTAACGGATCAGTACGATCTGGTGTTGATCGACAGCCCGCCGAGCCTAGGGCAGCTCTCCATTCTGGGTGCGCTCGCGGCCGATCACCTCATCGTGCCGGTGCCCACCCGTCAGAAAGGCATGAATGCCCTCGCCGGGCTGTCAGAGGCGATGGCGACCTACCGCAAGCTGCGCCCGGACCTCACGGTCGCCCTGTACGTCCCGACCCTCTATGACGCTCGGCGGTCCCATGATCGTGAGGCGCTCGCCGCGCTGCGGGGCATGTTGCGTCCCCTTGCCAGTCCCATTCCTGACCGTGGTGCCGTATGGAATGACAGCGCAAGCGCGGGTCAGCCGGTGGGCGTGTACGCTCCCGGCTCGCCTGTTCATCAGGACGTGCTGCGGGTCACGGCGGAGATCGCACGAGCCGTTCACCTGAACGTAGACCTTCCTGGGGTGAACGCATGA
- a CDS encoding UbiA family prenyltransferase, producing MSSSTLRSPWSRRLHGHLSLARISNSPTVVSNVLAGAALAGGGGPALLPLAAAMVLFYTAGMYLNDLLDLGVDRRERPERPLPSGLIPLGEAWAVAVGLFILGGLLLLLAGGAAFVSGLLLVALIVFYDAWHKTNPLSPVVMAATRAMVYVTAAAAFLPHLTAPLLVWAGLLALYVTGLTYVAKTENRRGTARFWPVVLVLAPAVWALAGGFGWPVWLLALLFAAWVVRSLSFVYGGRRHIGAAVGRLIAGISLLDALALGVAGAWSLLPWAFAAFLLTCWWQGHIKGT from the coding sequence ATGTCCTCTAGTACGCTGCGTTCCCCGTGGTCCCGGCGCCTGCATGGCCACCTATCGCTCGCCCGTATCTCCAATAGTCCCACGGTCGTCAGCAACGTGCTCGCCGGGGCGGCGCTGGCGGGCGGAGGCGGCCCGGCCCTGCTGCCCCTCGCCGCGGCGATGGTGCTGTTCTACACGGCCGGGATGTACCTCAACGACCTGCTCGACCTCGGTGTAGACCGCCGCGAGCGCCCCGAGCGGCCCCTTCCCTCGGGCCTCATCCCCCTGGGTGAAGCCTGGGCCGTCGCCGTTGGGCTCTTCATCCTGGGCGGCCTGCTGCTCCTGCTCGCCGGAGGGGCGGCCTTTGTCAGCGGGCTGTTGCTGGTGGCCCTCATCGTCTTCTACGACGCCTGGCACAAGACCAATCCCCTCAGTCCGGTCGTCATGGCGGCGACACGGGCGATGGTGTACGTCACCGCCGCTGCGGCTTTTCTGCCGCACCTGACGGCACCGCTGCTGGTCTGGGCCGGGCTGCTCGCGCTCTATGTGACGGGGCTCACCTATGTCGCCAAGACCGAGAACCGCCGGGGCACGGCGCGCTTCTGGCCGGTCGTGCTGGTGCTTGCCCCCGCCGTCTGGGCACTCGCTGGCGGCTTCGGCTGGCCGGTGTGGCTGCTGGCCCTGCTGTTCGCCGCCTGGGTGGTCCGCAGCCTGAGCTTCGTGTACGGCGGCCGGCGCCACATCGGTGCCGCGGTGGGGCGGCTGATCGCCGGAATCTCCCTGCTCGACGCGCTGGCACTGGGGGTGGCAGGCGCGTGGTCCCTGCTGCCCTGGGCCTTTGCCGCCTTTCTCCTGACCTGCTGGTGGCAGGGGCACATCAAAGGAACCTGA